One segment of Aquimarina sp. BL5 DNA contains the following:
- a CDS encoding DUF3667 domain-containing protein — MSTTYQCKNCEQSFDESFDYCPYCGQETADKLTFGVLFSNTIGNYFAVDARFFKSFIPLMTKPGILARLFVDGKRLSYLHPAQFYLFISVVFFFAFSFTVRKADDNLNKTIKKEFSKENSLDPEEIKKDSIGLEIAKNALTKNVGLAKIAEKDLKVFDSVLSAEQRSSENSFSFKRKELDSLIEVGAPQEEKLKVMGVDEDDGIIAKTFVAQILKFYEQKGGGILKTLYDTIPITMFLMLPLFAFILKIFYWKRATFAHHMVFSFYFFTFVFTSLCFLILMNSIVGIPIWLQVLFFLSFIIYLIIAFRNFYKSSWIGAFFRGLLVAYVYMIVIVPFAFIGVIFVSIFLY, encoded by the coding sequence ATGTCTACTACTTACCAATGTAAAAATTGCGAACAATCTTTTGATGAATCCTTCGACTATTGTCCTTATTGTGGACAAGAAACTGCTGATAAGCTAACTTTTGGAGTGTTGTTTAGTAACACCATAGGTAATTATTTTGCTGTGGATGCTCGTTTTTTTAAGAGTTTTATTCCTTTGATGACAAAACCGGGTATTTTGGCGAGACTTTTTGTTGATGGAAAACGGCTTTCTTATTTGCATCCAGCGCAGTTTTATCTTTTTATCTCTGTTGTATTCTTTTTTGCTTTTTCGTTTACTGTGAGAAAAGCAGATGACAATCTAAACAAGACAATTAAAAAAGAATTTAGCAAAGAAAACTCTTTAGATCCCGAAGAAATAAAGAAAGATTCCATTGGTTTGGAAATTGCTAAAAATGCATTAACAAAGAATGTAGGTCTTGCTAAAATAGCAGAAAAAGATCTTAAAGTTTTTGATTCTGTGTTATCTGCGGAACAAAGATCCTCAGAGAATTCATTTAGTTTTAAACGAAAGGAACTCGATTCTTTAATCGAAGTAGGTGCTCCTCAAGAAGAGAAATTAAAAGTTATGGGAGTGGATGAAGACGATGGAATAATAGCTAAAACATTTGTTGCTCAAATACTTAAGTTTTATGAGCAAAAAGGCGGTGGAATTTTGAAAACATTATATGACACCATTCCTATTACGATGTTTTTGATGTTACCATTATTTGCTTTCATACTAAAAATATTTTATTGGAAAAGAGCAACTTTTGCACATCATATGGTATTTAGTTTTTACTTTTTTACATTTGTTTTTACCTCGCTCTGTTTTCTGATTTTAATGAATTCAATTGTCGGAATACCTATTTGGCTGCAAGTTTTATTCTTCTTATCGTTTATTATTTATCTAATCATTGCTTTTAGAAATTTTTATAAGAGTAGTTGGATAGGAGCATTTTTTAGGGGACTTCTTGTTGCTTATGTATATATGATAGTAATAGTACCATTTGCTTTTATTGGTGTTATTTTTGTTTCAATATTCTTATATTAA
- a CDS encoding M28 family peptidase, producing MKKLFSVLVATALIAACGTTNTTTKSAETKKVTNDPVTYANTITSEDLKTALYTYASDEFQGRETGKPGQKLAINFLKEHYMKYGVPAAKSDGDYFQEVPLDILGTPDVKLGVNDKLFTYKEDFISLSSGKTDNFSLDEIVYAGFGIDDEKFSSYGDVNVKDKVVLIKSGEPKNADGIYTITGTSEGSKWSNMRQQFAAKRIAAKEKGAKAILFYFPEVYQMVVAQFGNASGRMTLSDNSEEAYFFLINTSLAKALLSDIETNDISNTIKTKMTLDYKNISEKVTSENVAAFIKGSEKPDEIIVISAHLDHEGVKDGKVYNGADDDGSGTVAVVEIAEAFAKAVKDGNGPKRSILFLNVTGEEKGLLGSRYYTDIDPIFPLENTVADLNIDMIGRIDPKRKSENRNYVYLIGSDKLSTELHNISEEVNTKYANVELDYTYNDENDPNRFYYRSDHYNFAKNNIPVIFYFNGTHDDYHQPSDTPDKIEYDLLENRTRLVFYTAWELANRENRIVADKAEKK from the coding sequence ATGAAAAAATTATTTTCTGTGTTAGTGGCAACAGCACTTATTGCGGCTTGTGGTACCACTAATACAACAACAAAATCAGCAGAAACAAAAAAGGTAACTAATGATCCAGTAACCTATGCTAATACAATTACTTCCGAAGATTTAAAAACTGCACTATACACATATGCATCCGATGAATTCCAAGGAAGAGAAACGGGTAAGCCAGGACAAAAATTAGCCATTAACTTTCTGAAAGAACATTATATGAAATATGGTGTTCCTGCGGCAAAAAGCGATGGTGATTATTTTCAGGAAGTACCACTTGATATTTTGGGGACCCCTGATGTAAAACTTGGTGTTAATGATAAACTTTTTACCTACAAAGAAGATTTCATCTCTCTTTCATCAGGAAAAACGGATAATTTTTCTTTAGATGAAATCGTTTATGCGGGATTTGGAATAGATGACGAAAAATTTTCAAGTTATGGAGATGTAAATGTAAAAGATAAAGTAGTTCTTATCAAATCAGGTGAACCAAAAAACGCTGATGGCATATATACTATTACAGGCACTTCAGAAGGATCAAAATGGTCTAATATGAGACAACAATTTGCAGCAAAACGAATTGCTGCTAAAGAAAAAGGTGCTAAGGCAATATTATTCTATTTCCCAGAAGTGTATCAGATGGTCGTAGCACAATTTGGCAATGCGTCTGGTAGAATGACGCTTTCAGATAATTCTGAAGAAGCTTACTTCTTCCTAATTAATACTAGTTTGGCTAAAGCTTTGTTAAGTGATATCGAGACAAACGATATATCCAATACTATAAAAACTAAAATGACTTTGGATTACAAAAATATTTCTGAAAAAGTAACTTCAGAAAATGTAGCTGCATTTATCAAAGGATCCGAGAAACCGGATGAAATTATAGTAATATCTGCTCATTTAGATCACGAAGGAGTTAAAGATGGCAAAGTGTATAATGGCGCCGATGATGATGGATCTGGTACTGTTGCCGTGGTAGAAATTGCAGAAGCTTTCGCAAAAGCAGTAAAAGATGGTAATGGACCAAAAAGATCTATTTTATTCCTTAATGTTACTGGAGAGGAAAAAGGTCTCTTGGGGTCTCGCTATTATACTGATATCGATCCTATTTTTCCATTAGAAAACACAGTAGCAGATTTAAACATTGATATGATAGGTCGAATAGACCCAAAACGTAAAAGCGAGAATAGAAACTATGTATATTTAATAGGTAGTGATAAGTTAAGTACTGAACTTCATAACATTTCTGAAGAAGTAAATACTAAATACGCCAATGTAGAATTAGATTACACCTACAATGATGAAAATGATCCTAATCGTTTTTATTACCGATCGGATCATTATAATTTTGCAAAAAATAATATCCCTGTTATATTTTATTTTAATGGTACCCACGATGATTATCATCAACCAAGTGACACTCCTGATAAAATAGAATATGATTTACTAGAAAATAGAACTAGGTTAGTGTTCTATACAGCTTGGGAATTGGCAAATCGTGAGAATAGAATTGTCGCAGATAAAGCTGAAAAGAAATAG
- a CDS encoding DUF5777 family beta-barrel protein, giving the protein MKNNTFFLLFILMLIGCSFSMNAQDLLDKLEKEYPNKKEYEIATFKGTRISLGHSVENRRKGVLEVKAMNLFWNIPNRPSQSFVADKWTARIALEYGLSNRLTFGVGGTTLEGVFDGFLKYNLVRQIKNGKGSPLSITLFQNASYRSNDGGIGLSDDFIDRTAFTSQVLIARKFTSQFSLQLSPTYIHRSSSLDEDPNNHFALGIGARYKVGGHISIVSEYYYLANPLKSIDTYDAFVLGVNWEMSDLMLQFQMTNARNMVEDAFITQTPNNFNLSDGNFVFGFNATYVLHFNQKKL; this is encoded by the coding sequence ATGAAGAATAACACATTTTTTCTTTTGTTTATACTTATGCTAATTGGATGTAGTTTTTCCATGAATGCTCAAGACTTATTGGATAAACTAGAAAAAGAATATCCTAATAAGAAAGAGTACGAAATAGCTACATTCAAAGGGACTCGCATTTCATTAGGACACTCCGTAGAAAATCGAAGAAAAGGGGTTTTAGAAGTAAAGGCTATGAATCTATTTTGGAACATACCTAACCGTCCCAGTCAGAGCTTTGTTGCTGATAAATGGACAGCCAGAATAGCTTTAGAATACGGTCTGTCTAACAGATTAACTTTTGGAGTAGGAGGTACAACTTTAGAAGGGGTCTTTGATGGATTTTTAAAGTATAATCTCGTCCGACAGATAAAAAATGGTAAAGGTTCTCCTCTAAGTATTACGCTTTTCCAAAATGCTTCTTACAGGAGTAACGATGGAGGTATAGGGCTATCGGATGATTTTATAGATCGTACAGCATTTACTAGTCAGGTTTTAATAGCACGTAAATTCACCTCTCAGTTTTCATTACAACTATCACCTACATATATTCATAGAAGCTCTTCTTTAGATGAAGATCCGAATAATCATTTTGCATTAGGAATAGGAGCAAGGTATAAGGTAGGAGGTCACATATCCATAGTTTCTGAATATTATTATTTAGCGAACCCTTTGAAATCAATTGATACGTATGATGCTTTTGTTTTAGGGGTTAATTGGGAAATGAGTGATTTAATGCTTCAATTTCAGATGACCAATGCTAGAAATATGGTGGAAGATGCATTTATAACACAAACACCTAATAATTTCAATCTTAGTGACGGAAATTTCGTTTTTGGCTTTAATGCTACGTATGTATTACATTTTAATCAGAAAAAATTGTAA
- a CDS encoding YceI family protein — protein MNRIIILLSILINFIDSDNRSDQVITRQGQVSFFSYTSVENIEAKNNQVLSIIDFSKNEIAISMLMNAFVFKKSLMHEHFNESYIESDLYPKATFQGNIIDFEPLAEGIQTKMVKGTLTIRDITKEVEIKTTIENIDGTYLVTGDFEVVVKDFEIKIPPILAPNIAKNISIKFRFEYQPYEE, from the coding sequence ATGAATAGAATTATTATTCTACTATCTATTTTGATCAATTTTATAGACTCAGATAATAGGTCAGATCAAGTTATTACACGTCAGGGACAGGTATCTTTCTTTTCCTATACTTCTGTAGAAAATATAGAGGCCAAGAATAATCAGGTTTTAAGTATTATTGATTTTTCGAAAAATGAGATAGCTATAAGTATGTTAATGAATGCATTTGTGTTTAAAAAATCACTAATGCATGAACATTTTAATGAAAGTTATATCGAATCTGATTTATATCCTAAAGCTACTTTTCAAGGTAATATTATTGATTTTGAACCTTTAGCCGAAGGGATTCAAACCAAAATGGTAAAGGGAACACTTACGATTCGAGATATTACTAAAGAAGTTGAAATTAAAACAACTATTGAAAATATCGACGGAACTTATTTAGTGACAGGTGATTTTGAAGTTGTCGTTAAAGATTTTGAAATTAAAATTCCACCAATCCTAGCACCTAATATAGCTAAAAATATATCAATTAAATTCAGATTTGAATATCAACCTTATGAAGAATAA
- a CDS encoding LytTR family transcriptional regulator DNA-binding domain-containing protein: protein MRKDKLYFLTFISISVIFLIIASFGVKYFIKVSANQLIEIQLESSKREANEISKLAQHWTIEDIDKLKIVNSIQKAIENTQNEASFICLFDWSGKQVCHPDITKVGLKVNSDQSLIKSLNEEDSSDKLYDLLINQRKQNDSIANAEIVSEIVYISPVKGSDLIVAAQVNLSKISVQIRKLKTSFYTIFALMGGLIILSSFFAVRIIGSYYEKQLEQKNTSLESELLNLSKLNTDLIAYQQKVVENTEEELLEPTMESSVDSSKKRILTYIRNELIPVSINDISYIYTENTITYIVCFDGKRSTSNDSLDDILMNLDTSLFFRANRQFIISITAIAKIIKYGNSQLKILIKDADVEIIISKNKAAEFRQWLNI, encoded by the coding sequence ATGAGAAAAGACAAATTATATTTCTTAACTTTTATTTCTATATCTGTAATTTTTTTAATCATCGCTTCTTTTGGAGTAAAGTACTTTATTAAAGTAAGTGCGAATCAATTAATAGAAATACAATTAGAATCTAGTAAACGAGAAGCTAACGAAATATCCAAATTAGCTCAGCATTGGACAATAGAAGATATTGATAAATTGAAAATAGTCAATAGTATTCAAAAAGCTATCGAAAACACTCAAAATGAAGCTTCTTTTATTTGCCTGTTTGATTGGTCTGGAAAACAAGTATGTCACCCAGATATCACAAAAGTAGGCTTAAAAGTAAATTCGGACCAATCGCTAATAAAATCACTAAATGAGGAAGATAGTTCTGATAAATTATATGATTTACTCATAAATCAAAGAAAGCAAAATGATAGTATTGCTAATGCCGAAATCGTATCTGAAATTGTTTATATATCGCCGGTAAAAGGCTCTGATCTAATTGTAGCAGCACAAGTAAACCTAAGCAAAATATCAGTACAGATAAGAAAACTAAAAACTAGCTTTTACACCATTTTTGCTCTAATGGGCGGATTGATTATTCTATCTTCTTTTTTTGCAGTTCGAATTATAGGGAGTTATTACGAAAAGCAATTGGAACAAAAAAATACTAGTTTAGAAAGTGAATTACTTAATCTATCTAAATTAAATACCGATCTTATCGCTTATCAACAAAAGGTAGTAGAAAACACAGAAGAAGAATTATTGGAGCCTACAATGGAATCCTCTGTAGATTCCAGTAAGAAAAGAATTCTAACCTACATAAGGAATGAATTGATTCCTGTTTCTATAAATGATATATCTTATATATATACAGAAAACACGATAACATATATAGTATGTTTTGATGGAAAAAGATCTACTAGTAATGACAGTTTAGATGATATATTAATGAATCTGGATACATCGCTATTTTTTAGAGCTAATCGCCAGTTTATAATAAGCATTACAGCGATAGCTAAAATTATCAAATATGGAAACAGCCAACTTAAAATTTTGATCAAAGATGCGGATGTTGAAATAATTATAAGTAAAAATAAAGCCGCAGAATTTAGACAATGGCTTAATATTTAG
- a CDS encoding cytochrome c, with protein sequence MNILSKIKNTLIIVLSITLFSCETNVEEDSDIIIESCDTTISFAASIKPIIDSNCISCHGGSQFPDLRTYDGINNNADRVRTQVVNRTMPQGGSLSNEEIELIRCWIESGALNN encoded by the coding sequence ATGAACATTCTCTCAAAAATTAAAAACACACTGATAATCGTACTCAGTATCACTCTTTTCTCTTGCGAGACTAACGTAGAAGAAGATTCTGATATAATAATAGAATCTTGTGACACCACTATTTCCTTTGCAGCTAGCATTAAACCAATTATCGATAGTAACTGTATAAGCTGTCATGGGGGAAGCCAATTTCCTGATTTAAGAACTTATGATGGCATTAATAATAATGCGGATAGAGTAAGAACTCAAGTTGTTAACAGAACAATGCCACAAGGCGGTTCATTAAGCAATGAGGAAATAGAATTGATTCGCTGTTGGATAGAAAGTGGTGCATTAAACAATTAA